The stretch of DNA AACGAAAGAGGTAATGGTGTTCAGCTCTGGAACAGCCCGGGGTCTATCGTTATTGGCAATCGTATAGAGTCTGGCAGGGATGGTATCTTTGCCACCACCAGCAAAGATAATCGGTTCAGCAATAATCATTTTAGTGATTTGAGATTTGCCGTACATTACATGTATACCAATCACAGTGAAATTTCGAATAATATCTCTGAGGGCAACCATGTTGGTTTTGCTTTGATGTACTCTTCGCACTTAGTCGTAAAGGGCAACGTTTCTAAAAGCGACAGAGACCGCGGTATTTTTTTTAATTTTGCGAACAGCTCAGAGATTACCAACAACCGCGTTGAAGGTGGTGCCGAAAAATGTGCATTTATTTATAATTCAAATATGAATCAAATAGTTGGAAATCATTTCGAAGGCTGTTTGATAGGTATTCATTTCACCGCCGGGTCAGAGCAAAACGAAATCTGGGGCAATAATTTTGTAGCTAACCGAACTCAGGTGAAATACGTGGGTACCAGAGAATTGGAGTGGTCAAAAGCAGAGCAAGGTAATTTTTGGAGTGATCATCTGGCTTTTGATATGAATGGTGATGGCATCGCTGACAAACCCTATCGCCCAAATACCATCGTTGATCAAATTATCTGGCGCCACCCGGCAGCCAAAATTCTGTTGAATAGCCCGGCTTTGCAATTGCTGCAATGGGCGCAATCTCAATTCCCCGCGCTGCATCCCGGTGGCGTGCAAGACAGTGCGCCTCTCATGCGCCGCCATGTGCTATGACACCCTAAAAAGCACACTATGATTAAACTTTCCCAGGTTAGCAAATATTACGGTAACAAAGCCGTTGTCCAGCAAGTGGATTTATCCGTATCTGCTGGTGAAAGTGTGGCGATTATCGGACATAACGGAGCCGGTAAAACCACCCTGATGAAGCTTATTCTAGGTTTGGCGCAACCCAGTTCCGGAATACTGCATATTTCAACAGAAACCGGTAAAAACCCACATAGCGATATTGGCTTTCTTCCGGAAACCGTATCTTTTCAAGGGGAGATGACAGGTAACCAAGTGCTGAGGTTCTATGCCCGGTTAAAGCACGCGTCACAAAACCAATGTGCTGAACTAATGCAGCTAGTGGGTTTAAGCGAAGCGGCTAATGCTCGTGTCAAAACCTATTCAAAAGGCATGAGACAACGCTTGGGCTTAGCTCAGGCGCTGCTTGGACAGCCAAAATTACTCGTGCTGGATGAGCCGACAACTGGCTTGGACCCTTTTCTCAGACGTCACTTTTATCAAATATTACGTGGCTGTCAGGCTCAGGGAACGGCTATTTTGATATCTTCGCACGCACTGTCAGAGATAGAAGGGGAGATCGACAAAATCCTAATCATGAAACAGGGGGCTGTGGTTATTCAGGGAAGCTTAGAACAACTGCGTGATGCGGCGAAGTTACCCACCCAAATTCGCGTGATTAGCTTGCCTGGCAAAGAGCTTGCCTTTAAGGCGTTTCAGCAGCAGTCTAGTTATGCTGTTAATGGTAAAGATAGCTTTAATACCTTTTCCTTCCAATGCCAACAAGATAAAAAAATGGAATTAATGCAGCAGATTATGGATCAACAAGCCAACATTAAGGATGTACAAATTATTCCACCACGGCTGGATGACCTGTATTCCCATTTTGTGGGTAAGGAAAGTCGCGGATGAACGCAATTATCACTATCGTTCTCGCCGAATTTCAGCGCTCTATACGTAACCGCTGGGCTTTGTCATCAGTGATATTGCTTGCAAGTTTAGCCTTCTCTTTAGTTGCCCTGGGCTCTACCCCAATCGGTGATTCCCGCGCCAGCCTAATGAGTATTACTACCGTTAGCCTTTCCAGTTTGAGCCTGTATCTTATTCCACTGGTGGCGCTGACTATTTCCTTTGACGCCATTGTTGGTGAGCAGGAGCAGGGTACTTTATTACTATTATTGACCTACCCGATATCGCGTTGGCAAATTATATTGGGTAAGTTTGTGGGCCATTTAGCTGTGCTTATGTTGGCCATTGTGTTGGGCTACGGAAGCGCAGGAATATACTTGGCGAGCTTAGAAAGTTCGGTATTAAGCGACTGGGTTAGCTACGGCCAAATGATGGGCAGTTCGCTCTTGCTAGGAGCAGTATTCATTAGCATCGGATGCCTGATTAGTTTGCTCAGCAAAGTACGTGCGAGTGCCATTGGGGCGGCGGTCGGGGTTTGGCTGTTTTTGTTAGTACTTTATGATCTCATTCTGTTAGGACTGATATTGGCGGATAAAGAGCAACAATTATTACCAGCGATTTTTGATGTGCTGGTGTTACTTAATCCTGCGGACGCTTATCGACTTTATAACTTGGCCGGATCCGAAGCTGCAAGCATGGTGTCTGGTGTCACCAACATGGCTAACTCTTTCGACGCCAATGTTCTGCTCGGTTTGATGTGCGGATGGGT from Pseudomonadales bacterium encodes:
- a CDS encoding ABC transporter ATP-binding protein; the encoded protein is MIKLSQVSKYYGNKAVVQQVDLSVSAGESVAIIGHNGAGKTTLMKLILGLAQPSSGILHISTETGKNPHSDIGFLPETVSFQGEMTGNQVLRFYARLKHASQNQCAELMQLVGLSEAANARVKTYSKGMRQRLGLAQALLGQPKLLVLDEPTTGLDPFLRRHFYQILRGCQAQGTAILISSHALSEIEGEIDKILIMKQGAVVIQGSLEQLRDAAKLPTQIRVISLPGKELAFKAFQQQSSYAVNGKDSFNTFSFQCQQDKKMELMQQIMDQQANIKDVQIIPPRLDDLYSHFVGKESRG
- a CDS encoding nitrous oxide reductase family maturation protein NosD, translating into MISFNCAAVGFLSAALSFASGHCQAKTYRLMPKADVLLDSIAAAKDGDTIELSAGRYQAPIIIKKSITLKGEPGAIIDGGGIGHVILVDAPSVSIEGLRIENSGQLLSEEHSGIFITQKAGDAVIRNNHLQNNLIGVYLKGPKNAQVVSNSIVGLSSLRVNERGNGVQLWNSPGSIVIGNRIESGRDGIFATTSKDNRFSNNHFSDLRFAVHYMYTNHSEISNNISEGNHVGFALMYSSHLVVKGNVSKSDRDRGIFFNFANSSEITNNRVEGGAEKCAFIYNSNMNQIVGNHFEGCLIGIHFTAGSEQNEIWGNNFVANRTQVKYVGTRELEWSKAEQGNFWSDHLAFDMNGDGIADKPYRPNTIVDQIIWRHPAAKILLNSPALQLLQWAQSQFPALHPGGVQDSAPLMRRHVL
- a CDS encoding ABC transporter permease, which codes for MNAIITIVLAEFQRSIRNRWALSSVILLASLAFSLVALGSTPIGDSRASLMSITTVSLSSLSLYLIPLVALTISFDAIVGEQEQGTLLLLLTYPISRWQIILGKFVGHLAVLMLAIVLGYGSAGIYLASLESSVLSDWVSYGQMMGSSLLLGAVFISIGCLISLLSKVRASAIGAAVGVWLFLLVLYDLILLGLILADKEQQLLPAIFDVLVLLNPADAYRLYNLAGSEAASMVSGVTNMANSFDANVLLGLMCGWVMLLLSTAIYLFSRKEL